From Natator depressus isolate rNatDep1 chromosome 7, rNatDep2.hap1, whole genome shotgun sequence, the proteins below share one genomic window:
- the GPR26 gene encoding G-protein coupled receptor 26 isoform X1, which produces MSIWEVILAFLVVVLILVSLLSNVLVLICFLYSADIRKQVPGLFILNLTFSNLLMTVLNMPLTLAGIIYKNQPGGDQFCHMVGFLETFLTTNSMLSMAALSIDRWIAVVFPLSYHSKMRYKDAALILSYTWLHSVSFPIVAASLSWVGFHHLYASCTLCNKRSEERTQFVIFTGVFHILSFLLSLIVLCFTYLKVLKVARFHCKRIDVITMQTLVLLVDIHPSVRERCLEEQKRRRQRATKKISTFIGTFILCFAPYVITRLVELSSVVPINSHWGVISKCLAYSKAVSDPFVYSLLRHQYKKTWKDIINKILKRSSINSSALTSESHNQSILQMTE; this is translated from the exons ATGAGCATTTGGGAAGTGATCCTGGCTTTCCTGGTTGTGGTCCTGATCCTCGTGTCATTGCTGTCCAACGTGCTGGTGCTGATCTGCTTCTTGTACAGCGCCGACATCCGCAAGCAGGTCCCGGGATTGTTTATCCTCAACCTGACCTTCTCCAACTTGTTGATGACTGTCTTGAACATGCCCCTGaccctggctgggatcatttacAAGAATCAACCGGGGGGAGATCAGTTTTGCCACATGGTGGGATTCCTGGAGACTTTCTTGACCACGAACTCCATGCTGAGCATGGCAGCGCTGAGCATAGACAGATGGATAGCTGTGGTCTTCCCTCTAAGTTACCATTCCAAAATGCGTTACAAAGATGCTGCTCTGATACTGAGCTACACGTGGCTACACTCTGTGTCCTTCCCTATAGTGGCAGCTTCTCTCTCCTGGGTGGGTTTCCATCACCTTTATGCCTCCTGCACCCTGTGCAACAAGAGATCAGAGGAGAGGACACAGTTTGTGATTTTCACTGGGGTCTTTCACATCCTcagcttcctcctctccctcataGTGTTGTGTTTCACCTATCTAAAAGTGCTGAAGGTGGCACGGTTTCACTGTAAGAGGATTGACGTGATTACTATGCAGACACTGGTGCTGCTGGTGGACATCCATCCCAG TGTACGAGAGCGTTGTCTAGAAGAACAAAAGAGACGGAGGCAACGAGCAACAAAGAAAATCAGTACCTTTATTGGTACTTTTATACTTTGTTTTGCACCTTATGTAATTACAAG ACTGGTAGAATTATCATCTGTAGTCCCCATCAATTCTCACTGGGGAGTCATTTCCAAGTGCTTGGCTTACAGCAAAGCTGTTTCAGACCCTTTTGTGTACTCTTTATTACGACACCAGTACAAGAAGACATGGAAGGACATAATAAacaagattcttaaaagaagcTCCATAAATTCCTCAGCCCTCACAAGCGAATCGCACAATCAGAGTATATTGCAAATGACTGAATGA